One window of the Piliocolobus tephrosceles isolate RC106 chromosome 17, ASM277652v3, whole genome shotgun sequence genome contains the following:
- the LOC113219749 gene encoding dynein assembly factor 1, axonemal-like isoform X2: MCFPKIEVISNLSDDSDPELDCTPLSVRENLPADTLSNIFAVSKDTSKAARAPSTAIFIKEAKRDMEVRKQDTESPRPLIQELSDEDPSGQPPMSPTCQRDAAPLTSSGDGDSDFLAASSSVPTESATTPSETCVGVAQPSSAHVGLHCIPSTESIIVPPSYM; this comes from the exons ATGTGCTTTCCGAAGATTGAGGTCATCTCGAACTTGAGTGATGACAGTGACCCTGAGCTGGACTGCACGCCACTCTCTGTGCGGGAAAACCTGCCCGCAGACACTCTGTCAAACATATTCGCCGTCTCTAAAGACACCTCAAAGGCGGCTCGGGCGCCCTCCACAGCCATCTTTATAAAAGAAGCTAAGAGGGACATGGAAGTCCGAAAACAAGACACCGAGTCCCCACGACCCCTGATCCAGGAGCTCAGCGACGAGGACCCCTCTGGCCAGCCCCCGATGTCCCCCACCTGCCAAAGAGACGCTGCACCACTCACTTCCAGTGGAGACGGGGACAGCGACTTCCTTGCAGCCTCTTCTTCAG TGCCGACTGAGAGCGCCACCACACCCTCAGAGACGTGTGTAGGAGTTGCCCAGCCCAGCTCTGCCCACGTGGGACTTCACTGCATTCCCAGCACCGAAAGCATCATAGTTCCCCCGAGTTATATGTAG
- the LOC113219749 gene encoding dynein assembly factor 1, axonemal-like isoform X1 produces MCFPKIEVISNLSDDSDPELDCTPLSVRENLPADTLSNIFAVSKDTSKAARAPSTAIFIKEAKRDMEVRKQDTESPRPLIQELSDEDPSGQPPMSPTCQRDAAPLTSSGDGDSDFLAASSSATLKKDLPLTVSSETRQTPGPCKISSGPFPHRKAESSTATRETQRIRDLML; encoded by the exons ATGTGCTTTCCGAAGATTGAGGTCATCTCGAACTTGAGTGATGACAGTGACCCTGAGCTGGACTGCACGCCACTCTCTGTGCGGGAAAACCTGCCCGCAGACACTCTGTCAAACATATTCGCCGTCTCTAAAGACACCTCAAAGGCGGCTCGGGCGCCCTCCACAGCCATCTTTATAAAAGAAGCTAAGAGGGACATGGAAGTCCGAAAACAAGACACCGAGTCCCCACGACCCCTGATCCAGGAGCTCAGCGACGAGGACCCCTCTGGCCAGCCCCCGATGTCCCCCACCTGCCAAAGAGACGCTGCACCACTCACTTCCAGTGGAGACGGGGACAGCGACTTCCTTGCAGCCTCTTCTTCAG CCACCCTGAAAAAAGACCTTCCTCTTACTGTGTCATCAGAAACCAGACAGACCCCAGGTCCCTGCAAAATCTCCAGTGGGCCTTTTCCCCACAGGAAAGCAGAATCTTCCACTGCAACTAGAGAAACTCAGAGGATAAGGGACTTGATGCTTTAG